Proteins encoded together in one Marinithermus hydrothermalis DSM 14884 window:
- a CDS encoding macro domain-containing protein: MARIKVAQGDITTYEGDAIVNAANNYLKLGAGVAGAIARRGGPSIQAECDRIGRIEVGEAALTGAGNLPVRYVIHAAVLGDQPASLETVRAATRAALELAQRHGIRTLAFPLLGTGVGGLEVEAVARVMLEEIKAAPDTLEVTLYGYTEADAEAIRKAL; encoded by the coding sequence ATGGCACGCATCAAGGTCGCGCAAGGGGACATCACCACCTACGAGGGGGACGCGATCGTCAACGCGGCGAACAACTACCTCAAGCTCGGCGCGGGCGTGGCCGGCGCGATCGCGAGAAGAGGCGGCCCCAGCATCCAGGCCGAGTGCGACCGGATCGGCCGGATCGAGGTGGGCGAAGCCGCCCTCACCGGCGCCGGGAACCTCCCGGTCCGCTACGTGATCCACGCCGCGGTCCTGGGGGACCAACCCGCGAGCCTCGAGACCGTGCGCGCCGCGACCCGCGCGGCCCTCGAGCTCGCCCAACGTCACGGGATCCGCACCCTGGCCTTTCCCCTCCTCGGGACTGGCGTGGGGGGCCTCGAGGTGGAGGCGGTCGCGCGCGTGATGCTCGAGGAGATCAAGGCCGCGCCGGACACGCTCGAGGTCACGCTCTACGGGTACACCGAGGCCGACGCCGAGGCCATCCGCAAGGCCCTTTAA